The DNA segment aggtcacaaattatattaatttaaaacagTTCATGTTCATCacgttattctttttttaattatttgaaattttcggAAGCGCATCCACAAATAATTTCAGTGCTAGGACAGATCGGCCTAAGCAGTgaccaaaataataaacaaagcaaCATGAAACAATTAGCCGAATCACACAgaggaaaatgaagaagaactaATGGATCAGCACTGATTGGACTCAATGGgatgaaaaactaaaacatcTATAACACAATCAGGAAATAGAAATAAGATAAAAGCAAGATTTATTCTCATATGAAATCCCAAATCTCAATTTTCACTCTACCTAGTGTGTGCTAGTGCTACTACATGCAAGCTGAATCTTCTTGGCCATGGactgaagagaagactcaaggtATAACTTCAAGTCTTGGAAACTCCACCCTTCAACAGGATCACAGACAAACCCCCAATCTATCTTGCACCCATCTCCATTCATTGGCAGCACTTTGAGTGTTGCCACATAGGACTTAAATCCCATGTTGTTTTCCACAATTTCATAGGACAAACAACGTTGGACGGGATCGATCGCGAGTAGCTTCTCTTTGGTCCACTTGATGGTTGTTGTTGTCTTCTGAGCACCAACAACAGCTTCTTCAACGGTGGAAGCACAGTAGCGGATTAGACCAGGTTGACCTGGTACACCCTCTAGTTGGTAACATGTTTCTATGGGCCACCACTTGTGTAGGTTGCAGAAATCCTCTAACGCAGTCCATACTTGTTCTGCATCCGTGCCTGGTAGCTCAGTCACGGATTTACCTTCCCATTTAGGCTTAGATTCCTCTGCCATAGTGAGGAACTGTATAATAATTATTGGAATTGCACAGAGCTTTACTTGAGGTACATACATATAATAAA comes from the Glycine soja cultivar W05 chromosome 6, ASM419377v2, whole genome shotgun sequence genome and includes:
- the LOC114415166 gene encoding lachrymatory-factor synthase-like, which translates into the protein MYVPQVKLCAIPIIIIQFLTMAEESKPKWEGKSVTELPGTDAEQVWTALEDFCNLHKWWPIETCYQLEGVPGQPGLIRYCASTVEEAVVGAQKTTTTIKWTKEKLLAIDPVQRCLSYEIVENNMGFKSYVATLKVLPMNGDGCKIDWGFVCDPVEGWSFQDLKLYLESSLQSMAKKIQLACSSTSTH